A DNA window from Ensifer sp. WSM1721 contains the following coding sequences:
- a CDS encoding BON domain-containing protein: MADERYRRREQYGRGYGREPDEPRGRYGRLRRSWEDDYGDDRYERSYGGREGYRGDYPSRGQGYGREREAGEAYRGEFGARGMSERMGGYGREWGLRRGFGAERFGGGSESAEAVFEDQDFGRGESGYGRDFGRGYGGGYGREGYGGAHGGGYGGEGYRGGMYGGGYGEPRSERFGQYRGRGPKGYQRSDERIREDVCDRLSDDRSVDASEIEVRVSNCEVTLSGTVESREQKRRAEDCAEEVSGVKNVQNNLRVSQQGWTAGGKSQTGTTGTTGAGMTTGTSATSPESRRET, translated from the coding sequence ATGGCCGACGAGAGATACCGACGGAGAGAGCAATACGGCCGCGGCTACGGGCGCGAGCCCGACGAGCCCCGAGGCCGATACGGGCGCTTGAGGCGCTCTTGGGAGGACGATTACGGGGATGACCGCTATGAACGCAGTTATGGCGGTCGCGAGGGGTATCGCGGCGACTATCCTTCGCGGGGGCAGGGTTACGGGCGCGAACGGGAGGCCGGCGAAGCTTATCGCGGCGAATTCGGCGCTCGCGGAATGAGCGAGCGGATGGGTGGATATGGCCGTGAGTGGGGATTGCGACGGGGCTTCGGTGCCGAGCGCTTCGGTGGCGGCAGCGAGAGTGCGGAGGCGGTGTTTGAAGATCAGGACTTTGGTCGCGGAGAGAGCGGTTACGGCCGCGACTTCGGCCGGGGATACGGCGGCGGCTACGGGCGCGAAGGATATGGTGGCGCGCACGGCGGCGGCTATGGCGGCGAGGGCTATCGCGGCGGGATGTATGGCGGTGGCTATGGAGAGCCCCGCAGCGAGCGCTTCGGACAATATCGCGGTCGGGGACCGAAAGGCTATCAGCGGTCGGATGAGCGCATCCGTGAAGACGTATGTGATCGGCTTAGCGATGACCGTTCGGTGGATGCCTCGGAAATCGAGGTGCGAGTCAGCAATTGCGAGGTGACGCTGAGCGGCACCGTCGAAAGCCGGGAGCAAAAGCGCCGCGCCGAAGACTGCGCGGAAGAAGTCTCAGGCGTAAAGAACGTGCAGAATAATCTGCGCGTGAGCCAGCAAGGCTGGACTGCCGGCGGAAAATCCCAGACCGGAACGACAGGAACAACCGGAGCGGGAATGACGACCGGAACCAGCGCGACGAGTCCGGAATCAAGACGCGAGACTTGA
- a CDS encoding SDR family NAD(P)-dependent oxidoreductase has protein sequence MTDEITSDTIMLPRRHLIAGMLATGAAAGAGLTAAPAMAQNPGVLEGKVAIVTGGTSGIGAATAAALVRARAKVAFNGRREALGREVESRLRAAGGDVVYIKSDVRDARQVERFVAETVEHYGRLDIAFNNAGIDLPPAPIADTDIAGFDDQIATNLRGVFVAMKYELPHLVQSRGAMINTASIGGRHAFPNIIAYGASKAAVIHMTRAAAQEYGRHVRINAIAPGPIETPMLERVRRDWKVTTEQLVAPYPMRRVGTPEEVASLVVFLASDASSYISGHVIGIDGGDLA, from the coding sequence ATGACCGACGAGATCACATCCGACACGATAATGCTTCCGCGCAGGCACCTTATCGCCGGCATGCTTGCCACTGGCGCAGCGGCCGGCGCCGGGCTCACAGCGGCACCCGCGATGGCGCAAAACCCTGGCGTTCTCGAGGGCAAGGTCGCAATCGTGACCGGCGGCACCTCCGGAATCGGCGCGGCGACTGCCGCCGCCCTTGTCCGGGCCCGTGCGAAGGTCGCATTCAACGGTCGGCGGGAAGCGCTCGGGCGCGAGGTAGAGAGCCGCCTGCGCGCTGCTGGCGGCGACGTTGTCTACATCAAATCGGACGTGCGTGATGCGCGTCAAGTCGAGCGTTTCGTGGCCGAGACCGTCGAGCATTATGGCCGCCTCGACATCGCCTTCAACAATGCCGGCATCGACCTGCCGCCGGCCCCGATCGCCGACACGGACATTGCCGGCTTCGACGACCAGATCGCCACCAATCTGCGTGGCGTGTTCGTCGCAATGAAATACGAACTGCCGCATCTCGTGCAATCACGAGGCGCGATGATCAACACGGCCTCGATCGGTGGCCGGCACGCCTTCCCGAACATCATCGCCTACGGAGCTTCCAAGGCCGCCGTCATCCACATGACCCGCGCCGCCGCTCAGGAGTACGGCCGGCACGTGCGCATCAACGCCATCGCGCCCGGACCGATCGAGACACCTATGCTGGAGCGGGTGCGGCGCGACTGGAAAGTGACGACGGAACAGCTCGTTGCTCCCTACCCCATGCGCCGCGTCGGTACGCCGGAGGAAGTGGCCTCCCTGGTGGTGTTCCTCGCCAGCGATGCAAGTTCGTACATCAGCGGACATGTGATCGGGATCGACGGCGGCGATCTTGCCTAG
- a CDS encoding sialic acid TRAP transporter substrate-binding protein SiaP, whose protein sequence is MKFKLLTLLGATATVLASALAAEAQTALKWAHVYETSEPFHTESVWAAEEIGKRTEGRYKIDVFPASQLGKEADINQGLKLGTVDIIISGSSFAAREYAPIGVTYFPYTFRDPAHLIAYTKSDVFKRLAEGYEAASGNHITAVTYYGTRHTTSNRPIAKCADMQGLKMRVPDVPAYLAMPRACGANTTPIAFAEVYLALQNGTVEAQENPLTTIEAKKFFEVQKHIVLTGHIVDHLNTVVSKNLWSQLSDADKQIFTEVMQQAAERATKIIEEREKKLVETFKERGIQVTEVDKADFQSNVMEKVSLEDFGYKKEDWEAIRAVK, encoded by the coding sequence ATGAAGTTCAAACTGTTGACGCTGCTGGGTGCCACTGCGACCGTCCTGGCTTCGGCGCTTGCAGCCGAGGCTCAGACGGCGCTCAAATGGGCGCATGTCTACGAGACCTCGGAGCCGTTCCATACCGAGTCCGTCTGGGCCGCCGAAGAAATCGGCAAGCGCACCGAGGGGCGTTACAAGATCGATGTCTTCCCGGCCTCGCAGCTCGGCAAGGAGGCCGACATCAACCAGGGCCTGAAGCTCGGCACGGTCGATATCATCATTTCCGGCTCGAGCTTCGCTGCGCGGGAATATGCACCGATCGGCGTGACCTATTTCCCCTACACGTTCCGCGACCCGGCCCATCTGATCGCCTATACCAAGAGCGATGTCTTCAAGCGACTGGCCGAGGGGTACGAGGCGGCTTCGGGCAACCACATCACCGCCGTCACCTACTACGGCACGCGCCACACCACATCGAACCGGCCGATCGCAAAATGTGCCGACATGCAGGGGCTGAAGATGCGCGTCCCGGACGTCCCGGCCTACCTCGCCATGCCGCGGGCCTGCGGCGCCAATACGACGCCGATCGCCTTCGCGGAGGTCTATCTCGCTCTCCAGAACGGCACGGTCGAGGCGCAGGAAAATCCGCTGACGACGATCGAGGCGAAGAAGTTCTTCGAGGTGCAGAAGCACATCGTCTTGACCGGGCATATCGTCGATCACCTGAACACGGTGGTGTCGAAGAATCTCTGGTCGCAGCTCTCCGATGCGGACAAGCAGATTTTCACCGAAGTGATGCAGCAGGCGGCGGAGCGTGCCACCAAGATCATCGAAGAGCGTGAGAAGAAGCTCGTCGAGACCTTCAAGGAGCGCGGCATCCAAGTGACGGAGGTCGACAAGGCGGACTTCCAGTCAAACGTGATGGAGAAGGTGTCGCTCGAAGACTTCGGCTACAAGAAGGAAGACTGGGAGGCAATCCGCGCCGTCAAGTGA
- a CDS encoding SLC13 family permease: protein MGIEVLSILLLVGMFVIATVQPINMGALAFGGTFVLGSLIIGMKTSDIFAGFPSDLFLTLVAVTYLFAIAQINGTIDWLVEGAVRLVRGHVAWIPWVMFLVAAVITGFGALGPAAVAILAPVALSFAVQYRIHPVMMGLMVIHGAQAGGFSPISVYGGITNQIVAKAGLPFAPTSLFLSSFFFNLAIAVLVFFVFGGARVMKQEPASSGPLPELHPEGVSASIRGHGGTPAKPIREHAYGTAADTAASLRLTNERIITLIGLTALGIGALVFKFNVGLVAMTVAVALALLSPKTQKAAIDKVSWSTVLLIAGIITYVGVMEKAGTVDYVANGISSLGMPLLVALLLCFTGAIVSAFASSTALLGAIIPLAVPFLLQGHISAIGVVAAISISTTIVDTSPFSTNGALVVANAPDYQREKVLRQLLVYSALIAIIGPVVAWLVFVVPGLV from the coding sequence ATGGGTATCGAAGTACTATCCATATTGCTGTTGGTCGGGATGTTCGTCATCGCGACGGTCCAGCCGATCAACATGGGCGCGCTGGCATTCGGCGGCACTTTCGTGCTCGGCTCGTTGATCATCGGAATGAAAACCAGCGACATCTTCGCCGGATTTCCGAGCGACCTTTTCCTGACGCTGGTCGCCGTCACCTACCTCTTCGCCATCGCACAGATCAACGGCACGATCGACTGGCTCGTCGAAGGTGCCGTGCGGCTGGTGCGCGGACATGTCGCCTGGATCCCCTGGGTGATGTTCCTCGTCGCCGCCGTCATCACCGGTTTCGGTGCTCTTGGCCCCGCGGCTGTCGCGATCCTCGCACCCGTCGCCTTGAGCTTTGCCGTGCAATACCGCATTCACCCGGTGATGATGGGCCTGATGGTGATCCATGGCGCGCAAGCCGGCGGCTTTTCGCCGATCAGTGTCTATGGCGGAATCACCAACCAGATCGTTGCCAAGGCCGGTCTGCCCTTCGCCCCGACATCGCTGTTCCTCTCCAGCTTCTTCTTCAACCTGGCGATCGCCGTGCTGGTCTTCTTCGTCTTCGGCGGCGCGCGGGTGATGAAGCAGGAACCCGCATCGTCCGGCCCCTTGCCGGAACTGCATCCCGAAGGCGTATCGGCGTCGATCAGAGGCCATGGCGGCACGCCTGCCAAGCCGATCAGGGAACATGCTTACGGCACCGCGGCCGACACTGCAGCGAGCTTGCGGCTGACGAATGAAAGGATCATCACCTTGATCGGCCTGACTGCACTCGGGATCGGCGCGCTGGTCTTCAAGTTCAATGTCGGTCTGGTCGCAATGACCGTCGCCGTCGCCCTGGCGCTGCTGTCCCCGAAGACGCAGAAAGCGGCGATCGACAAGGTGAGCTGGTCGACCGTGCTGCTGATCGCCGGCATCATCACCTATGTCGGCGTCATGGAGAAAGCCGGCACGGTCGATTATGTCGCCAATGGCATATCGAGCCTCGGCATGCCGCTTCTGGTGGCGCTCCTGCTTTGCTTCACGGGCGCGATTGTTTCGGCCTTTGCATCCTCGACCGCGCTGCTCGGCGCCATCATCCCGCTCGCCGTGCCGTTCCTCCTTCAAGGACACATCAGCGCCATCGGAGTCGTCGCCGCGATCTCGATCTCGACGACCATCGTCGATACCAGCCCGTTCTCGACCAACGGCGCACTCGTCGTCGCCAATGCGCCGGATTACCAGCGGGAGAAAGTACTGCGGCAACTCCTCGTCTACAGCGCACTGATTGCCATCATCGGTCCGGTGGTGGCATGGTTGGTGTTCGTCGTGCCTGGGCTGGTCTGA
- a CDS encoding TRAP transporter small permease: protein MSQEVHLQTTPEEIAHSFDEAPPAADISNYAFEDWVTLAIFWVMTGCVFLQFFTRYVLNDSYAWTEEIATNCLIGLVFLGSVMCVRVSRHIQVDVLYHYLPRPAARGMAIFVDLVRIGFFAYACWLMWRYVAIVAHERMVTVDLPRSIVFYSVMAGFVLMLVRSIQVFIANQRRGYSVLEKPEEFQKVEG, encoded by the coding sequence ATGTCACAGGAAGTCCATTTGCAGACGACGCCGGAGGAAATCGCCCATTCCTTCGACGAGGCCCCGCCAGCCGCGGATATTTCGAACTATGCCTTCGAGGATTGGGTGACGCTCGCCATCTTCTGGGTGATGACAGGATGCGTATTCCTGCAATTCTTTACCCGCTACGTGCTCAACGACTCCTATGCCTGGACGGAGGAGATCGCCACCAATTGCCTGATCGGCCTAGTGTTCCTCGGTTCCGTCATGTGCGTCCGGGTTTCGCGGCACATCCAGGTCGACGTGCTCTATCATTATCTCCCGAGGCCTGCGGCACGCGGTATGGCGATCTTTGTCGACCTCGTGCGCATCGGCTTCTTCGCCTATGCCTGCTGGCTGATGTGGCGCTATGTGGCGATCGTTGCGCATGAGCGCATGGTGACGGTCGATCTGCCGCGCAGCATCGTTTTCTACAGCGTGATGGCAGGCTTCGTACTGATGCTGGTCCGCTCCATTCAGGTCTTCATCGCCAATCAACGCCGCGGCTATTCGGTTCTCGAAAAGCCGGAGGAATTCCAGAAGGTCGAGGGCTGA
- a CDS encoding DUF1989 domain-containing protein: MKPQAITPAPRDAAARKAVAPVICYPVETLPRPDLAAYRAVRDDLELVDRVTVPARDAACWSVPAGHFCRILCSEGPQVGDLNLFNAHDFRERLYTGKTRALNGTHVGLGDQLFSNMPYLRPIATITHDTLDWYGFDEFGGSVHDVIGTRCDPYTHNLLSHGGQYHYCCHSNLTRAFAKHTGKTLAEAEPYIHDVLNVFMCTGFTRDTGQYFMKASPVRPGDYLEFFAEIDLFGCMSACPGGDCSSEHSSDAASCYPLEVEVYRPVRQPQGWASPALNGYDRTHGL, translated from the coding sequence ATGAAGCCGCAAGCCATTACGCCAGCCCCCCGGGATGCCGCCGCCCGCAAGGCGGTCGCGCCGGTAATCTGCTATCCGGTCGAGACCCTGCCTCGCCCCGATCTCGCCGCCTATCGCGCCGTGCGGGACGATCTCGAACTCGTCGATCGCGTCACGGTTCCTGCGCGCGATGCGGCCTGCTGGTCGGTTCCCGCCGGACACTTCTGCCGCATCCTCTGCAGCGAAGGTCCACAGGTGGGCGATCTTAACTTGTTCAACGCGCATGACTTCAGGGAGCGTCTGTACACCGGCAAGACGCGCGCGCTGAACGGCACCCATGTCGGGCTCGGCGATCAGCTTTTCTCGAATATGCCCTATCTGCGCCCGATCGCCACGATCACGCATGATACGCTCGACTGGTACGGTTTCGACGAATTCGGCGGCTCGGTGCACGATGTCATCGGTACGCGCTGCGACCCCTATACGCACAACCTGCTGAGTCACGGTGGCCAGTACCATTACTGCTGCCACTCCAACCTCACCCGTGCCTTTGCAAAGCACACCGGCAAGACGCTTGCCGAGGCTGAGCCCTATATCCATGACGTGCTGAATGTCTTCATGTGCACCGGCTTCACCCGCGACACCGGGCAGTATTTCATGAAGGCGAGTCCCGTCCGCCCCGGCGACTATCTGGAGTTCTTCGCCGAGATCGACCTCTTTGGGTGCATGTCGGCGTGCCCCGGCGGCGACTGCTCGTCGGAGCACTCCTCGGATGCGGCGTCCTGCTACCCGCTCGAGGTCGAAGTCTACCGACCCGTTCGTCAGCCCCAAGGCTGGGCCTCGCCCGCGCTCAACGGCTACGACCGTACGCACGGTCTGTAG
- a CDS encoding sorbosone dehydrogenase family protein, with the protein MDVFSPKAGFLALASVAAVASSVALGPARAELLARVPAAREMAVCGDILFVGTKGSSVYAVPLAGGRARRVASGFSAPNGVACSRGRLFVASRDRITAFDIGPQGALSGRRDIRRDLPSSGGHSLRYIAVGPDSRLYVSLGSPCNICLPRGLQGTIVSLNQNGSGLRRVAWGVRNSVGFDWRGGTMFFTDNGADRMGDDIPPDELNALRPGGFYGFPYFGGRIPLKGFEDASPPARQIPPVFNFQAHVAALGIHFFRSLGGDALVAEHGSWDRSVPVGYQVVRVRFQGGRPVSATIFLRNVGRPVDVKEAPDGSILVSDDAGGAIHVFRR; encoded by the coding sequence ATGGACGTCTTTTCCCCTAAAGCCGGATTTCTCGCGCTCGCCTCGGTCGCGGCGGTCGCCTCTAGTGTGGCCCTCGGTCCGGCGCGCGCCGAGCTGCTCGCCCGCGTTCCGGCGGCGCGCGAAATGGCGGTCTGCGGCGACATCTTGTTCGTTGGAACCAAAGGATCCTCGGTCTATGCCGTGCCGCTGGCGGGCGGGCGCGCCCGCCGGGTTGCATCCGGATTTTCCGCTCCCAATGGAGTCGCATGCTCCCGCGGTCGTTTGTTCGTCGCGTCGAGGGACAGAATAACGGCATTCGACATCGGGCCCCAGGGTGCTCTGAGCGGCAGGCGCGATATTCGCCGAGATTTGCCGAGTTCGGGAGGCCATAGTCTCCGCTATATCGCCGTCGGCCCCGATTCCCGGCTCTATGTGTCGCTGGGGTCGCCTTGCAACATTTGCTTGCCGCGCGGGCTGCAAGGCACGATCGTCAGCTTGAACCAGAACGGGTCCGGTCTTCGACGGGTCGCCTGGGGCGTGCGCAATTCGGTCGGCTTCGACTGGCGCGGCGGCACCATGTTCTTTACCGACAACGGTGCCGACCGAATGGGCGACGATATCCCGCCCGACGAGCTGAACGCGCTTCGGCCGGGCGGCTTTTACGGCTTTCCCTATTTCGGAGGCCGAATCCCGCTCAAAGGGTTCGAGGACGCGTCGCCGCCCGCGCGGCAGATTCCGCCTGTCTTCAACTTTCAGGCGCATGTCGCAGCGCTCGGAATCCATTTCTTCCGCAGCCTCGGCGGCGACGCTCTGGTCGCCGAGCACGGCAGTTGGGACAGATCTGTTCCGGTCGGCTATCAGGTCGTGCGGGTGCGCTTCCAGGGCGGCCGCCCGGTCTCGGCGACGATTTTCCTCAGAAACGTCGGCCGGCCGGTGGACGTCAAGGAGGCCCCGGACGGTTCCATCCTCGTATCCGACGACGCTGGCGGCGCGATTCACGTCTTCAGGCGGTGA
- a CDS encoding TRAP transporter large permease produces the protein MLLLVGSFLLLMLVGVPVAVSMAVASVLYLVFFNVAPDIIAAQRMIAGVESFPLLAVPFFILAGNLMNSAGVTGRIYAFAVALVGWMKGGLAQVNIIGSVIFSGMSGTALADAAGIGTIEIKAMKDHGYPVEAAVGVTAASATLGPIFPPSLPFVIYGMMANVSIGALFMAGIVPGVVMTVLMMLTVAIFAYKRGWGSDTPFEMKRILSASLEVVVVLAVPIFIYLLMSAGLSMNVAVGIALVVLLALDWYFDFSAVMALMTPVILIGGMTMGWFTPTEAAVAAVLWSLFLGLVRYRTMTMATLTRATFDTIETTASVLFIVTAASIFAWLLTVSQAAQMLSGAILTITENKWVFLILVNLLMLFVGCFLDTIAAITILVPILLPLSAQFGIDPVHFGLIMTLNLMIGLLHPPLGMVLFVLSRVAKLSVERTTMAILPWLLPLFIALILITFVPAITLWLPGAVGLIR, from the coding sequence ATGCTGTTGCTCGTCGGATCGTTTCTTCTCCTCATGCTGGTAGGGGTTCCTGTCGCCGTCTCCATGGCCGTGGCCTCGGTCCTCTATCTGGTCTTCTTTAATGTCGCCCCCGATATCATCGCAGCACAGCGGATGATTGCCGGTGTGGAGAGTTTTCCGCTGCTTGCGGTGCCGTTCTTCATTCTCGCCGGCAATCTGATGAACTCCGCCGGTGTCACCGGCCGCATCTATGCCTTCGCGGTCGCGCTCGTCGGCTGGATGAAAGGGGGGCTCGCGCAGGTCAACATCATCGGTTCGGTGATCTTTTCCGGCATGTCGGGCACCGCGCTCGCTGACGCCGCCGGCATCGGCACGATCGAGATCAAGGCGATGAAGGATCATGGCTATCCGGTCGAGGCCGCCGTCGGCGTCACGGCCGCATCGGCGACGCTCGGACCGATCTTTCCGCCATCGCTGCCCTTCGTCATCTACGGCATGATGGCGAATGTCTCGATCGGCGCCCTGTTCATGGCCGGCATCGTTCCGGGCGTGGTGATGACGGTGCTGATGATGCTGACGGTCGCGATCTTCGCCTACAAGCGCGGCTGGGGCTCCGACACGCCATTCGAGATGAAGCGGATTTTGTCGGCCTCGCTCGAGGTCGTCGTCGTGCTTGCCGTGCCGATCTTCATCTATCTCCTGATGTCGGCGGGCCTGTCGATGAATGTCGCTGTCGGCATCGCCCTCGTGGTGCTGCTCGCCCTCGACTGGTACTTCGACTTTTCCGCGGTCATGGCGCTGATGACCCCGGTGATCCTGATCGGCGGCATGACCATGGGCTGGTTCACGCCGACGGAAGCCGCCGTCGCCGCGGTCCTGTGGTCGCTGTTTCTGGGGCTGGTGCGCTATCGCACGATGACGATGGCGACGCTGACGCGGGCGACCTTCGACACGATCGAGACGACCGCCTCGGTGCTCTTCATCGTGACCGCCGCATCGATCTTCGCCTGGCTTTTGACGGTCAGCCAGGCCGCCCAGATGCTTTCAGGCGCGATCCTGACGATCACCGAAAACAAGTGGGTCTTTCTGATCCTGGTGAACCTCCTGATGCTCTTCGTCGGCTGCTTTCTCGACACGATCGCCGCGATCACCATCCTGGTGCCGATCCTCCTGCCATTGTCGGCCCAGTTCGGCATCGACCCGGTTCACTTCGGCCTGATCATGACGCTCAACCTGATGATCGGTCTTTTGCATCCGCCGCTCGGCATGGTGCTCTTCGTGCTGTCGCGCGTCGCGAAGCTCTCGGTCGAACGGACGACCATGGCGATCCTGCCTTGGCTCCTGCCGCTCTTCATCGCACTCATCCTCATCACCTTCGTTCCCGCGATCACCCTGTGGCTGCCGGGCGCGGTAGGGCTGATCCGCTGA
- a CDS encoding nuclear transport factor 2 family protein, with amino-acid sequence MPRSEHLGDEPVCTAWPKPQRSTRPDCVRDYSPPMHYHRTRSIEQFRGWHSLGAIGAFAAGALAVGAYAIGALAIGRLAIGKARIGNLEIDKLTVRNIRGAGSSDHNGGGRNDTAMTTAGVAEGYVSLCRRGEFDEAMARFFSADHVRSESLDMREAPIEMHGMEAIRQGSREFAEQHEIHDVVVDGPLVGGTRFAVGFSIDATFTPTGRRAAIRKLDVYTVQGGAIVRSEVYYNAPPLSAR; translated from the coding sequence ATGCCGCGTTCGGAACATTTGGGTGATGAACCTGTTTGTACGGCTTGGCCGAAGCCGCAACGCTCGACCCGACCTGATTGTGTTCGCGACTACTCGCCGCCCATGCATTACCACCGCACCAGATCGATTGAGCAATTCAGAGGATGGCACTCCTTGGGTGCAATAGGTGCGTTTGCCGCCGGAGCTCTCGCGGTTGGAGCTTACGCAATCGGCGCTTTGGCGATCGGCCGTCTCGCTATCGGCAAGGCGCGGATAGGAAATCTCGAAATCGATAAACTGACCGTTCGCAATATTCGCGGCGCAGGATCGTCCGATCACAATGGCGGTGGGCGTAACGATACCGCTATGACCACGGCTGGCGTGGCGGAAGGCTACGTCTCCTTATGCCGCCGAGGAGAGTTCGACGAGGCGATGGCGCGCTTCTTCTCGGCAGATCACGTCCGTTCCGAATCTCTCGACATGCGAGAGGCTCCTATAGAAATGCACGGCATGGAAGCGATCAGGCAAGGCAGTCGAGAATTTGCAGAACAACATGAAATCCACGACGTCGTGGTCGACGGCCCACTTGTTGGAGGAACGCGGTTTGCCGTCGGCTTTTCCATCGATGCGACTTTCACGCCAACCGGAAGACGTGCGGCAATTCGGAAGCTCGACGTCTATACCGTGCAGGGCGGGGCCATCGTGCGGAGCGAAGTCTACTACAACGCGCCTCCGCTTTCGGCACGTTAG
- a CDS encoding FadR/GntR family transcriptional regulator — protein sequence MFSAVESRRLYRQVADQMRGLIERGELAPGSRLPSERELAQKLGVSRPTIREALIVLEVEGFIDIRMGSGIYVATRKVRAPDTPPEDFEGPFELLRARAVVECAIAEEAARLARPEHIAVLDDNLSRMAAALEDRRLALALDREFHVIVASIIANQTLNRFVGSIHDMRMTPYFEKLASYFENTETWRAAMEEHRVIRDAIASGDPAAARAAMRAHLDQSQLRLSASFEEESSDGTIPAAWRRVGGN from the coding sequence ATGTTTTCTGCCGTGGAATCGCGCCGCCTCTATCGTCAGGTGGCGGACCAGATGAGAGGGCTGATCGAACGGGGCGAACTGGCGCCCGGTTCCCGGCTTCCATCCGAGCGGGAACTCGCGCAGAAGCTCGGCGTTTCCCGTCCCACCATCCGCGAAGCGCTGATCGTGCTCGAGGTCGAGGGTTTCATCGATATCCGCATGGGGTCCGGCATCTATGTCGCGACGCGCAAGGTTCGGGCGCCCGATACGCCGCCGGAGGATTTCGAAGGTCCGTTCGAATTGCTGCGGGCGCGGGCGGTGGTCGAGTGCGCCATTGCCGAAGAGGCGGCTCGGCTGGCGCGTCCCGAGCATATCGCCGTTCTCGACGATAATCTCTCGCGCATGGCGGCGGCACTCGAGGATCGCCGCCTGGCGCTCGCGCTCGACCGCGAGTTCCACGTCATTGTCGCGAGCATCATCGCTAATCAGACGCTGAACCGTTTCGTCGGCAGCATCCACGACATGCGCATGACGCCTTATTTCGAGAAGCTCGCGAGCTATTTCGAAAACACCGAAACCTGGCGCGCCGCGATGGAGGAGCATCGCGTGATCCGCGACGCGATCGCCTCGGGCGATCCTGCAGCCGCACGCGCCGCTATGCGCGCGCATCTTGATCAGTCTCAGCTTCGCCTGTCGGCAAGCTTCGAGGAGGAGTCGTCCGACGGCACGATACCCGCCGCGTGGAGGCGCGTCGGGGGGAATTAA
- a CDS encoding LysR family transcriptional regulator — protein sequence MNLRPDPFSGISAFLAVAEAGGFTAAAARLDVSPAAVSQAVKALEERLGTPLFIRTTRRVGLSEAGAALLARVNPAAAEIIAAVEQAAATDEPSGLLRLTVPRMAVPLVIEPVIPALRRAHPRIAIEIAVEDATVDLPGRGFDAGIRIGEYIERDMVAVRLTRDIAWSVVASPAYLAARGRPETPQELTAHEAIRYRFPRSGALYRWEFERDGRDFSVDPPGSLIVNDGALLVSWARAGLGLAYVADIAVEAELRDGQLVRVLEPFLPTTPGLFLYFPQRAQTQPKLRAFIDLARQVLRPGR from the coding sequence ATGAACCTGCGACCGGATCCATTCTCTGGCATTTCCGCCTTTCTTGCGGTAGCAGAGGCAGGCGGCTTCACCGCGGCAGCAGCGCGGCTGGATGTCTCGCCGGCCGCCGTGAGCCAGGCGGTGAAGGCCCTCGAAGAGAGGCTCGGCACGCCTTTGTTCATCCGTACGACACGGCGCGTCGGGCTGAGCGAGGCGGGCGCGGCCCTGCTGGCGCGCGTCAATCCCGCTGCGGCCGAGATCATCGCCGCGGTCGAGCAGGCGGCCGCAACGGACGAGCCCTCAGGATTGCTGCGCCTTACCGTGCCGCGGATGGCGGTGCCGCTTGTTATCGAACCGGTCATCCCCGCGCTGAGACGCGCTCATCCGCGGATCGCGATCGAGATCGCGGTTGAGGATGCGACGGTCGATTTGCCCGGGCGCGGCTTCGATGCCGGCATCCGCATCGGTGAGTATATCGAGCGCGACATGGTCGCGGTGCGTCTTACGCGGGACATCGCCTGGTCGGTGGTGGCGAGCCCGGCTTATCTCGCCGCGCGCGGGAGGCCGGAGACACCACAGGAGCTGACGGCTCATGAGGCGATCCGCTACCGCTTTCCGCGCTCGGGCGCACTCTACCGGTGGGAGTTCGAGCGGGACGGCCGCGACTTCTCCGTCGATCCGCCGGGCAGCTTGATCGTAAACGACGGTGCGCTGCTCGTCTCCTGGGCGCGCGCCGGCCTCGGCCTTGCCTATGTCGCCGACATCGCGGTCGAGGCGGAATTACGTGACGGCCAGCTTGTTCGAGTTCTCGAACCCTTCCTGCCGACGACCCCCGGCCTCTTTCTTTACTTCCCGCAACGTGCGCAGACCCAGCCGAAGTTGCGCGCCTTCATCGACCTGGCAAGACAGGTGTTGCGGCCAGGACGTTGA